A stretch of Gossypium hirsutum isolate 1008001.06 chromosome A06, Gossypium_hirsutum_v2.1, whole genome shotgun sequence DNA encodes these proteins:
- the LOC107963166 gene encoding uncharacterized protein: MYHAGNQGHSTKNCLAFKRRVQGLIDAGILRFDGAGNMAGNLLPNHTEGNVSAVTKEDRWLAKSCVSEIKTPLRKIWEGHDIQSCEGFRKLLQDMMDNKEVEIFNKMKEYDEGEVCTSDDQSLDFSSNADHPLVIYYDGKKEQVKPKMIIEVPSPFPYKDNKAVPWKYDVNIIIPEGEKSKVTTGNVGEVGHFTRSKRCYSKAVEPIKKTNDLKQKRKALMHEAEDELGTPSEQEVKKPVNEEESHEFSKTTSERFAESVKSSLRGKQYICEKLDRWVNNLNVDNFISFNDDEILPNGRGSVKALHITTRCKGYITPNVLIDNRSALNVTPLATLFRIPIDISYLRPCHSTVRAFNGTRHEVMGKIKIPLEVGPYKYDIEFQVIDITPSYNCLLGRPWIHSAGAVPSSLHQKVKFIIDDLLVTVVGEEDIVASISADTPYLEVSKDAVECSFCFFEFINATFIAEGNKISMPKLSRNTKMRIELTMGKGARARKGLGRY; this comes from the exons ATGTACCACGCTGGAAACCAGGGACATTCTACAAAAAATTGTTTGGCCTTTAAAAGGAGGGTTCAAGGTCTTATTGATGCAGGCATTCTACGATTTGATGGTGCAGGCAATATGGCTGGAAATCTGCTTCCTAACCATACTGAAGGGAACGTGAGCGCGGTGACAAAAGAAGACAGGTGGCTTGCCAAAAGTTGTGTTTCTGAAATAAAGACACCACTGCGAAAGATTTGGGAG GGGCATGACATCCAGTCTTGTGAAGGATTCAGAAAACTACTTCAAGACATGATGGACAACAAGGAAGTCGAGATCTTTAACAAAATGAAAGAGTACGATGAAGGAGAAGTATGCACTTCTGATGATCAATCATTAGATTTCTCTTCTAATGCTGATCATCCATTGGTGATTTATTATGATGGAAAAAAGGAGCAAGTGAAACCAAAGatgataattgaagtaccatctcctttcccttacaaagaCAACAaggcagtaccatggaaatatgatgtCAACATTATCATACCTGAAGGTGAAAAATCCAAAGTCACGACCGGAAATGTTGGCGAAGTAGGACACTTCACCCGCAGCAAGAGGTGTTATTCTAAAGCGGTTGAACCAATAAAGAAGACTAATGACTTGAAGCAGAAAAGAAAGGCACTGATGCATGAGGCCGAGGATGAACTTGGGACTCCATCCGAACAAGAAgttaaaaagcctgtgaatgaagAGGAATCACATGAATTCTCGAA aaccacatcGGAACGctttgctgaaagtgttaaatcaagcttacgtggcaagCAATATATCTGTGAAAAACTTGATAGGTGGGTGAATAACCTGAAcgttgataattttatttcttttaatgatGACGAAATACTGCCAAATGGTAGGGGCTCCGtaaaagcattgcatatcacaacccgttgcaAGGGTTATATAACACCAAATGTGCTCATTGATAACAGGTCAGCACTCAATGTCACGCCTTTGGCCACACTTTTTAGAATTCCAATTGATATATCTTATTTGAGGCCTTGTCACTCTACAGTAAGAGCATTCAATGGGACAAGACACGAAGTCATGggaaaaattaaaattcctcTAGAAGTGGGCCCCTATAAATATGACATCGAGTTTCAGGTCATAGACATCACGCCTTCGTATAATTGCCTTTTAGGAAGGCCTTGGATCCACTCTGCTGGGGCAGTTCCTTCATCTCTCCACCAAAAAGTGAAGTTTATCATTGATGATCTTTTGGTCACTGTCGTAGgtgaagaagacattgtcgcatctatctctgctgatacACCATACCTCgaagtaagcaaggatgcagtAGAATGTTCCTTCTGTTtctttgaattcatcaatgctacGTTCATTGCTGAAGGAAATAAAATTTCCATGCCTAAGCTGTCAAGGAATACCAAGATGCGAATTGAGCTGACTATGGGAAAGGGAGCCCgagcaaggaaaggtttgggaagatATTAG